The following proteins are co-located in the Carassius gibelio isolate Cgi1373 ecotype wild population from Czech Republic chromosome A9, carGib1.2-hapl.c, whole genome shotgun sequence genome:
- the LOC128020027 gene encoding leishmanolysin-like peptidase, producing the protein MMASGWRQPRSVRAALLFNTILFLISPGAQTHTCHHKVPLPTEVIHKVFLKPDRLTKRSTDQQLKIQIEYDSSLDGLDEAKSILVKDKLLPQAIEYFQKAFRVRRQSGPILLSRQCATNQYLRKRDDPHRYCQGPCADITKCGPVVVPEQHLQQCRVCSESGKSCGPVGPPDGEGVARADFVLYVSATTTERCGQENIVAYAAYCQLESELDRPISGYANLCPNMISTQHQEFEGMLSTVKHEIIHALGFSAGLFAFYHDDDGKPLTPRSASGLPAYNESLGLYQWSDKVIKSATRLWDIRGGHMVRHTVHLLATPRVVEEARRHFNCPILEGMELENQGGAGTEFNHWEKRLLENEAMTGSHTQNRVFSRITLAIMEDTGWYRANYSMAENLEWGRFLGCDFVMKSCKFWIDQHRHKRPTLSPYCDSVRSAPLQLTCRQDQLAVAVCNLQKFPHVLPVEYQYFDHIPGVPEEDLAAYGGAVEIADYCPFSQEFSWHVGGEYQRSSYCGTQENQPATWRNYGAEHYGPGSVCLYQKSPFVMEQCTKRMTYPDWGSGCYKVSCTAQGLLVWVQNDSYPCVRTGQVISVSIRMNGWVYSGQLICPTCSDFCSDCPLPHEMPPLNTTKSARLDPCSRSSCLVVNLWQLLLSLTPLLIGFLLCGRD; encoded by the exons ATGATGGCGTCAGGATGGCGGCAGCCTCGATCAGTTAGAGCTGCTTTACTCTTTAacaccatcctcttcctcatcagcCCCggcgcacagacacacacctgtCACCATAAAGTGCCCCTGCCTACAGAG gtcATACATAAAGTGTTTCTGAAGCCGGATAGATTGACCAAAAGAAGCACTGACCAGCAGTTAAAGATCCAAATAGAGTATGACTCCAGCTTGGATGG GTTAGATGAAGCCAAAAGCATCCTTGTGAAG GACAAGCTCCTCCCCCAGGCTATCGAATATTTCCAGAAGGCCTTCAGGGTTCGCAGGCAGTCCGGTCCAATATTACTGAGCAG ACAATGCGCAACCAATCAGTACCTTAGGAAAAGAGATGATCCACATCGCTACTGTCAGGGACCATGTGCAGACATCACCAAGTGTGGCCCAGTTGTCGTCCCTGAACAACATTTGCAG CAATGCAGGGTTTGCAGTGAGTCCGGCAAGTCCTGTGGCCCTGTTGGTCCTCCCGATGGTGAGGGGGTGGCGAGGGCAGATTTTGTGTTGTATGTGAGTGCCACGACCACAGAGCGTTGTGGACAAGAGAACATCGTAGCCTATGCAGCGTACTGCCAGCTGGAGTCTGAACTGGACAG ACCCATCTCTGGATATGCCAATCTGTGTCCCAATATGATCTCCACTCAACATCAGGAGTTTGAAGGGATGCTGTCCACAGTCAAACACGAGATCATACATGCCCTG GGTTTTTCTGCAGGACTCTTTGCGTTTTACCATGATGATGATGGAAAACCTTTGACACCACGTTCTGCAAGTGGTCTACCTGCGTACAATGAAAG TTTAGGGTTATATCAATGGAGTGATAAAGTTATTAAAAGTGCAACTCGGCTGTGGGACATCCGTGGTGGCCACATGGTTAGACACACGGTCCATCTTCTGGCCACCCCACGTGTAGTT GAGGAAGCCAGGAGACATTTTAATTGCCCCATTCTAGAGGGCATGGAATTGGAGAACCAGGGAGGTGCTGGCACAGAGTTCAACCACTGGGAAAAACGCCTGTTAGAG AATGAGGCAATGACCGGATCTCACACACAGAACAGAGTGTTTTCTAGAATAACTTTGGCCATAATGGAGGATACAGG gtGGTACAGAGCTAATTATAGTATGGCGGAGAACCTGGAGTGGGGAAGATTTTTGGGTTGCGACTTTGTGATGAAAAGCTGTAAATTCTGGATAGATCAACATCGCCATAA GAGGCCAACCCTGAGTCCATACTGTGATTCTGTGAGGAGTGCACCTCTGCAGCTCACCTGCAGGCAGGACCAGCTGGCCGTGGCCGTGTGCAACCTGCAGAAGTTTCCTCATGTGCTTCCTGTAGAGTATCAG TACTTTGACCATATTCCTGGTGTGCCTGAGGAAGATTTGGCAGCATACGGAGGGGCTGTTGAGATCGCAGACTACTGTCCTTTTAGCCAGGAGTTTAGTTGGCATGTGGGTGGAGAATACCAGCGCAGCTCTTACTGTGGAACACAGGAGAACCAGCCAG cCACATGGAGAAACTATGGGGCGGAACATTACGGCCCAGGATCGGTGTGTCTCTACCAAAAGTCACCATTTGTAATGGAGCAGTGCACCAAAAGAATGACCTATCCAGACTGGGGCAGTGGTTGCTATAAG GTGTCTTGCACAGCCCAAGGGTTGTTGGTCTGGGTGCAGAATGATTCCTATCCATGTGTTCGTACTGGTCAGGTGATCAGTGTGAGCATACGAATGAATGGATGGGTCTACAGCGGCCAACTCATCTGCCCAACCTGCTCTGACTTCTGCAGCGACTGCCCCCTCCCTCACGAGATGCCCCCTCTAAACACCACCAAGAGTGCCCGCTTAG ATCCTTGTTCCAGATCTTCTTGTTTGGTGGTGAACTTATGGCAGCTCCTGTTAAGTCTCACTCCACTGCTGATCGGCTTCCTCCTCTGTGGCAGAGACTGA